One window of the Synechococcus sp. CC9311 genome contains the following:
- a CDS encoding glycosyltransferase, with the protein MQIAFYIDSLKLGGAERVLLLWAGWCVQNNWHVTVITRQGLEQDVYPLPTGVQRRVEAPLPWGLERFGWWAFPLRVWSLRLLLKELGPLDCAVGVTTLPAIKLLLAAHGGRIRCLVSERNFPPAKRPALPWRLLRRFTYPWADLHLVQTSETGDWLKRHCGAHRQRLMPNPVTWPLPDRDPRLDPDDWLDADVPMLLAAGTKAHQKGFDQLMQVFALLALRHPTLRLVILGLGNSKYHGCDQQAMLRGLLPEDGALQRQLLFPGMVGNMSSWYERATIFVLPSLYEGFPNVLLEAMAAGCACVARDCDTGPRDLIDQNHNGVLLPSEATSNMWAETLDELLTQPVRRRRLADAAKGVRERYAESVLRCDFLESLKGLVYG; encoded by the coding sequence ATGCAAATCGCTTTTTACATCGATTCACTTAAGCTTGGTGGTGCCGAGCGTGTCCTTTTGCTTTGGGCTGGTTGGTGTGTGCAGAACAACTGGCACGTCACCGTAATTACCCGTCAGGGACTCGAACAGGATGTGTACCCCCTCCCCACAGGAGTGCAGCGAAGGGTCGAGGCCCCTTTGCCCTGGGGATTAGAACGCTTTGGTTGGTGGGCCTTTCCTCTTCGTGTATGGAGCCTGCGTCTTCTGCTCAAGGAGCTGGGCCCACTTGACTGCGCGGTGGGTGTGACCACCTTGCCAGCTATCAAATTGCTGCTTGCGGCACATGGGGGTCGGATTCGCTGCTTGGTCTCGGAGAGAAATTTCCCCCCTGCAAAGCGTCCTGCGCTGCCATGGCGTTTGCTGCGCCGCTTCACCTATCCATGGGCCGACTTGCATTTGGTGCAAACCTCAGAAACCGGTGATTGGTTGAAGCGACACTGCGGAGCTCACCGGCAGCGGCTTATGCCTAATCCCGTGACCTGGCCACTACCGGATCGAGACCCTCGATTGGATCCTGATGACTGGCTTGATGCCGACGTCCCAATGTTGCTGGCCGCCGGAACCAAGGCGCATCAGAAAGGATTTGATCAACTGATGCAAGTGTTTGCCTTGCTGGCCCTGAGGCATCCAACTCTGAGGTTGGTCATTTTGGGATTGGGCAATTCTAAATATCACGGCTGTGATCAGCAGGCCATGTTGCGGGGCCTCTTGCCAGAGGATGGGGCCCTACAGCGTCAGCTGCTTTTCCCTGGGATGGTTGGAAATATGTCGTCCTGGTATGAAAGAGCAACGATTTTTGTTTTGCCATCTCTTTATGAGGGCTTCCCCAATGTGTTGTTGGAAGCAATGGCTGCTGGCTGTGCCTGTGTTGCCAGAGATTGTGATACCGGCCCTCGAGATCTGATTGATCAGAATCACAACGGGGTGTTGCTGCCATCCGAGGCTACTTCCAATATGTGGGCTGAAACGCTGGATGAGCTACTCACGCAGCCTGTACGTAGACGACGTTTGGCAGATGCTGCCAAGGGAGTGCGTGAGCGCTATGCCGAGTCCGTATTGCGTTGTGATTTCTTGGAGTCCTTGAAGGGGTTGGTCTATGGATGA
- a CDS encoding glycosyltransferase, with product MSGTELNNQRLLVFAPTRRALSETFIRANLEGLPFELSAYFGDEFQGKRPLALAYSFGITLSKVLTRLHLLRLAGLPASLVAWCLIQKHRPDLVLAEFGFEAVRVMEAAVWAKVPLVAHFRGSDASAHDRLGLLEGRYRRLLGVVSGVIVKSRPMAQTMERLGADPAHILISPSGANAQLFRGGNPAIAPPVLLAVGRFVAKKGPLQTVRAFGRCSEQGGTAMKTAELWMVGDGPLLVAAQALVIQLGLQNRVRFLGPKPPVAVAALMREVRAFVQHSCVAPDGDSEGSPVSVMEAQLSGLPVISTFHAGIPEVVIDQTTGLLVQEGDERAMADCMIELLLDPSRAEALGNAGRNRVLRHYTIDHHLRDVTAFLRARMPMSFVGQELIKHV from the coding sequence ATGTCAGGGACCGAACTCAACAATCAGAGGTTGCTTGTATTTGCGCCGACTAGGCGTGCCCTAAGTGAGACCTTTATTCGGGCCAATTTGGAGGGTCTGCCCTTTGAACTCTCTGCCTATTTCGGAGATGAATTCCAAGGCAAGAGACCTCTTGCCTTGGCCTATTCCTTCGGCATCACCCTGAGCAAGGTGCTGACCCGCCTTCACCTTTTGCGCTTGGCTGGCCTTCCAGCATCTTTGGTCGCGTGGTGTTTGATTCAAAAACACAGACCTGATCTGGTCTTGGCTGAATTTGGCTTTGAAGCAGTACGTGTGATGGAAGCCGCGGTTTGGGCCAAGGTCCCTCTTGTGGCGCATTTCCGAGGATCGGATGCTTCAGCTCATGATCGCCTTGGTCTTTTAGAAGGTCGATATCGCCGTTTGCTTGGTGTGGTTTCTGGAGTGATCGTGAAGTCCAGACCGATGGCACAAACTATGGAGCGATTAGGTGCTGATCCCGCTCATATTTTGATCAGTCCATCTGGTGCTAACGCACAGTTGTTCAGAGGTGGCAATCCAGCAATAGCTCCACCTGTGCTACTTGCGGTGGGGAGGTTCGTAGCCAAAAAGGGCCCTTTACAGACAGTGCGTGCGTTTGGGCGGTGCAGTGAGCAAGGCGGAACCGCGATGAAGACAGCCGAATTGTGGATGGTTGGGGATGGACCGTTGCTAGTTGCGGCCCAGGCTCTGGTGATTCAGCTCGGCTTACAGAATCGAGTGCGCTTCTTAGGGCCTAAGCCACCGGTAGCTGTAGCTGCTTTAATGCGAGAGGTACGTGCTTTCGTCCAGCATTCCTGCGTGGCCCCTGATGGAGACAGTGAAGGGAGCCCCGTATCAGTAATGGAAGCTCAGCTCAGCGGCCTTCCTGTGATTTCCACGTTTCACGCAGGAATCCCAGAGGTGGTGATCGATCAGACCACTGGCCTCCTTGTGCAAGAAGGTGATGAGCGGGCCATGGCTGACTGCATGATCGAATTGCTTCTTGATCCATCCAGAGCTGAGGCCCTTGGGAATGCGGGCAGGAATCGGGTATTGCGTCACTACACCATTGATCATCATCTGCGTGATGTCACTGCTTTTTTGCGTGCCAGAATGCCAATGTCTTTCGTAGGACAAGAGTTGATTAAGCATGTTTAG
- a CDS encoding sulfotransferase family protein, translating to MALPPLYSQMPTVVYITSRGHSGSTLLSLLIGGNSKVVSGGELKMLINSDPRRRFCSCHSLSPEQCPFWSQVQAKVIDLVGVSLCQLSLMEGGSDDMFSKHNQALFEAIASVSGCSIIVDSSKSLLRLSRLLKAKEKGCAIEVQPIHLHRGPLGTVNSARKKGHPLLSVAQNYSTAFFKTRECLSKTPSLFISYEQLACHPRRCLQRVMRWIQLPLQESQLQWREGIRRDVGGNRMRIGESTKICLDQSWKRDLKPVEVLKLTLLTLPVRLRWRWLYRKFHGRKIGFGL from the coding sequence ATGGCTTTACCTCCTCTGTATTCCCAGATGCCAACAGTTGTGTATATAACAAGTAGAGGTCATAGTGGCTCAACCTTATTGTCGCTTTTGATTGGTGGAAATTCTAAAGTCGTAAGTGGGGGTGAGCTGAAAATGTTAATCAATTCAGATCCTAGGCGGAGGTTTTGTAGTTGCCATTCACTCAGTCCGGAGCAGTGTCCTTTTTGGAGTCAGGTGCAGGCTAAGGTTATAGATTTAGTGGGTGTATCTTTGTGTCAATTATCATTGATGGAGGGTGGTAGTGACGACATGTTTTCTAAGCACAATCAGGCATTGTTTGAGGCGATCGCATCTGTAAGTGGCTGCTCGATCATTGTTGACTCCTCGAAGTCATTGCTGCGGCTTTCGCGCCTTCTTAAGGCAAAAGAGAAGGGTTGTGCGATTGAAGTGCAGCCTATTCATCTTCATCGTGGGCCGTTAGGTACTGTAAACAGTGCCCGCAAGAAGGGGCATCCGTTGTTGTCTGTTGCGCAAAATTACTCAACAGCATTCTTCAAGACTCGTGAATGTTTGAGCAAAACGCCCTCATTATTTATCAGTTATGAACAACTTGCGTGTCATCCTAGGCGCTGTCTTCAGCGTGTGATGCGTTGGATTCAATTGCCTCTTCAGGAATCTCAACTTCAATGGCGGGAGGGGATTCGCCGTGATGTCGGTGGAAATCGCATGCGCATAGGAGAGTCAACGAAGATTTGTCTGGATCAGAGTTGGAAGCGTGATTTGAAGCCTGTAGAGGTTCTCAAGTTGACACTTTTAACTTTGCCAGTCCGTTTGCGTTGGCGATGGCTCTATCGCAAGTTCCATGGTCGCAAAATTGGGTTTGGCTTGTAG
- a CDS encoding glycosyltransferase, whose translation MDDLWVVLPHLGAGGAQKVALLAAEHFAAQGLRVRVITMIHGHPVLHALPDGVRHQELSPQLEVLKPWLGDGSNRSLLARGSRYLIANLIKVYRFMIRAQMVLIGPWLESHIRPGSSGLAAELFQLGTTTLLGDRLLQFRNLVEQEQPRRILALLTRTNIVCCLACWDLPVHVVVSERNDPARQRLGTFWALLRRLCYRRADVVTANTDGVLKALSRIGTWQRLELLPNPLPFGVISSAENGSERDLEVLAVARLKIQKGLDLLIRAFASIPEVRRLGWCLTVVGDGPERSSLENLVTKLGIDGVFFEGFRSDPQTFMQRAAIFALPSRFEGMPNALLEAMAAGLPCVVSDASPGPLEMITDGVNGLVVPHEDWPALAKKLEMLMEDQILRFRLGEAARQKLRSLDWSVVEPHWRSVLALPKL comes from the coding sequence ATGGATGATCTATGGGTGGTGCTACCTCATCTTGGGGCAGGAGGTGCCCAGAAGGTGGCTCTGCTGGCAGCGGAGCATTTCGCTGCTCAGGGGTTGCGAGTTCGGGTGATCACGATGATTCATGGTCATCCCGTTCTGCATGCCTTGCCGGATGGAGTGAGGCATCAGGAATTGAGCCCACAGCTGGAGGTCCTGAAACCTTGGCTCGGCGATGGTTCCAACCGTTCTTTGCTGGCCAGAGGAAGTCGCTATTTGATCGCCAATCTGATCAAGGTGTACAGGTTCATGATCAGGGCTCAGATGGTTTTGATTGGCCCTTGGTTGGAGTCGCACATTCGTCCGGGTTCCAGTGGTTTGGCCGCTGAATTGTTTCAACTAGGCACCACCACCCTGCTCGGTGATCGGCTCCTGCAGTTTCGAAATCTGGTTGAGCAGGAGCAACCGCGCAGAATTTTGGCGTTGCTCACACGCACCAACATCGTGTGTTGTCTGGCTTGTTGGGATTTGCCGGTGCATGTTGTGGTCTCTGAGCGGAATGATCCGGCTCGACAGCGACTTGGAACATTTTGGGCGCTGTTACGACGCCTCTGTTACCGCCGTGCGGATGTGGTCACGGCAAATACAGATGGAGTTTTAAAGGCATTGAGTCGGATTGGAACCTGGCAAAGACTTGAGTTGCTCCCTAACCCATTGCCCTTTGGGGTGATATCAAGTGCTGAGAATGGCAGCGAGCGCGACTTGGAAGTGTTGGCTGTCGCACGCCTGAAGATACAGAAGGGTTTGGACCTGTTGATTCGTGCCTTTGCGTCCATTCCAGAAGTCCGCCGGTTGGGTTGGTGTCTCACCGTGGTGGGGGATGGGCCAGAACGAAGTTCTCTGGAAAACCTCGTCACCAAATTAGGAATCGATGGTGTTTTTTTTGAGGGGTTTCGCTCCGATCCACAAACTTTCATGCAAAGGGCCGCAATTTTTGCTTTGCCATCTCGTTTCGAGGGCATGCCCAATGCTTTGTTGGAAGCGATGGCCGCCGGCCTACCTTGCGTCGTCAGCGACGCATCACCTGGCCCGTTGGAAATGATCACCGATGGTGTGAATGGCCTTGTGGTTCCCCATGAGGATTGGCCGGCGTTGGCAAAAAAGCTTGAAATGTTGATGGAAGATCAGATTCTCCGCTTTCGTCTCGGTGAGGCTGCTCGTCAGAAGCTGCGCTCACTGGATTGGTCAGTTGTTGAGCCTCATTGGCGCTCTGTGCTCGCATTGCCGAAGCTTTGA
- a CDS encoding glycosyltransferase, giving the protein MLSPLVIPGGSDGWSRRLNKLSLRLALALAQAHIGLRQPLLWTFNPLTRRYLNLKMFRSTVYHCVDRIQAQPGMPVELLDLEEKALCQESQVVFTTAPCLQEGLQALNPATYLFGNVADAEHFAQALEPALPRPVDCPSSERPLVMFIGAIDAYKLDMLMLEQLIQATPQWTYLLIGPIAETDSSTEISGLHRLPNVYFIGSRPYRDLPAYLACADVALLPLQINDYTRHMYPMKFFEYLAAGCPVVATAIPSLHDQGDVAWLCDPSCQSFKQSIQEALEGKGAPRQQRLERASMHTYQRRTEAMLECLDFHGLLLPMTGATTHMPNARPLSCQALESLGVSLLVLLIGALRILNQNFLSGALRNAGLKRWSCNTRLLYLAADDAIRSGDMRDARHYMEGLWRENGQVLALHRLLLKPRRGQVVDQLALFETMMNSNVFPLHFTGYCAVVLGDWSIEIKDPDLRDGCLNTLTTVITTLLDDPGTYHCLRPVHENRMQLLVSAQLSRMRLLMAAQFWLELEACGPSLMRSIADYNPALIDPQSASRLTTNAVRCLAMEGLMAWWTNDAQRFLASFSEVHRLVVAADSLSFDSDSLGGQTEAQAFAALMLKQLRGCLWRADLGQQRPGRGQLVGFVLLILNNHLNWKRSDKVQRLLKTLEQTKPA; this is encoded by the coding sequence GTGTTGTCGCCACTGGTTATCCCAGGTGGCAGTGATGGGTGGAGTCGTCGACTCAATAAGTTAAGCCTGAGGTTGGCCTTGGCTCTTGCTCAGGCTCATATTGGGCTGCGTCAACCATTGCTTTGGACATTTAATCCGTTAACTCGTCGTTATCTAAACCTGAAAATGTTTCGTTCGACCGTCTATCACTGCGTCGATAGGATTCAGGCCCAACCAGGGATGCCTGTTGAATTGCTTGATTTGGAGGAGAAAGCACTCTGCCAAGAGTCCCAGGTTGTTTTTACTACGGCACCTTGCCTGCAGGAAGGCTTACAGGCTCTCAATCCAGCAACTTATCTATTTGGCAACGTGGCCGACGCGGAGCATTTTGCTCAGGCGCTTGAGCCTGCTTTGCCACGACCAGTCGACTGCCCTTCATCTGAGCGTCCATTGGTGATGTTCATCGGTGCAATTGATGCTTACAAGCTCGATATGTTGATGCTGGAGCAGTTGATTCAGGCCACGCCGCAATGGACATATCTGTTAATTGGCCCGATAGCAGAGACCGACTCCAGCACGGAGATAAGTGGCTTACATCGTCTACCTAATGTGTACTTTATTGGAAGTCGTCCTTATAGAGATCTCCCCGCTTATTTGGCCTGTGCCGATGTTGCCTTGTTGCCGTTGCAAATTAATGACTACACCAGGCACATGTACCCGATGAAGTTTTTTGAGTATCTGGCTGCAGGATGTCCTGTTGTGGCGACTGCTATTCCCTCGTTGCATGATCAAGGTGATGTGGCTTGGTTATGTGATCCGTCTTGTCAGAGCTTTAAGCAATCGATCCAAGAGGCCCTTGAAGGTAAGGGCGCCCCTAGGCAGCAACGACTGGAACGCGCATCCATGCATACCTATCAACGCAGGACTGAGGCGATGCTGGAATGTCTTGATTTTCATGGTCTGCTGCTGCCTATGACGGGGGCGACTACCCATATGCCAAATGCTCGGCCCCTATCTTGCCAAGCACTGGAATCTTTAGGGGTGAGCTTATTGGTTTTGCTGATCGGGGCTTTGAGGATTCTCAATCAGAACTTTTTATCTGGGGCTTTAAGAAATGCAGGCCTGAAGCGATGGTCGTGTAACACACGTCTGCTTTATTTGGCTGCAGATGATGCTATTCGCTCTGGAGATATGCGAGATGCACGTCACTACATGGAAGGTCTTTGGAGAGAGAATGGACAAGTATTGGCTCTCCATCGCCTCTTGTTGAAGCCCAGGCGGGGGCAGGTAGTGGATCAGTTAGCCCTTTTTGAAACCATGATGAATAGCAATGTATTTCCCCTGCATTTCACGGGTTATTGCGCTGTCGTTCTTGGTGACTGGTCGATTGAAATTAAGGATCCAGATTTGCGTGATGGCTGTTTGAACACTCTCACGACGGTGATTACAACTTTGTTGGATGATCCCGGCACTTATCACTGTCTTCGTCCAGTTCATGAGAATCGGATGCAGTTATTGGTCTCGGCTCAGCTGTCTAGGATGCGCCTGCTGATGGCAGCTCAATTCTGGCTGGAGCTGGAAGCGTGCGGTCCTAGCCTGATGCGCAGCATCGCTGACTACAACCCTGCTTTGATCGATCCTCAGTCGGCTAGCCGGCTGACGACTAATGCAGTTCGTTGTCTGGCCATGGAAGGGTTGATGGCCTGGTGGACAAATGATGCTCAGCGCTTTCTTGCTTCTTTTTCTGAAGTGCACAGACTTGTTGTCGCGGCGGATTCGCTTTCTTTTGACTCTGATTCTCTAGGAGGTCAAACAGAAGCCCAAGCTTTTGCTGCGCTCATGCTGAAACAACTGAGGGGGTGTTTGTGGCGTGCGGATCTTGGTCAGCAGCGCCCAGGGCGAGGTCAATTAGTTGGGTTTGTGTTGTTGATTTTGAATAATCATCTCAACTGGAAGCGAAGTGACAAAGTACAACGGTTATTGAAAACATTGGAGCAAACCAAACCAGCTTGA
- a CDS encoding sulfotransferase, producing MRENGPHFIVIGAQRSGTTWLHRVMTQHDQLWLTPVKELHYFDKQELRLGVMSAYERNRARFWSPRRLMLDPRWYCRYWFLPRSDEWYGKLFRRARQKGKITGEITPAYAVLPEKEWDHLYSLFPDVRLVFIMRDPIIRTWSALRNNMKKGRLNSASSVDELVAQASGFSMASRSDYLRTIKTVESRFGADRVHCCFFEQLLSDPTELADSLFQFLGAKPMGEALNIPPAVNSAAGGDAPPFALQQALAEQYLPMVDELAERFGEVPLSWANRYRNLLGV from the coding sequence ATGCGTGAAAATGGACCTCACTTCATCGTGATCGGTGCCCAGCGCTCTGGTACCACTTGGCTGCATCGTGTAATGACACAACATGATCAGCTTTGGTTGACCCCGGTAAAAGAACTGCATTATTTCGACAAGCAAGAACTACGGTTAGGCGTAATGAGTGCCTATGAGAGGAATAGGGCGCGTTTTTGGAGCCCACGTCGTTTAATGCTAGATCCACGATGGTATTGCCGATACTGGTTTCTTCCTCGTAGTGATGAATGGTATGGAAAATTATTTCGTCGTGCCCGTCAAAAAGGAAAAATAACAGGAGAAATTACTCCTGCCTATGCAGTCTTGCCAGAGAAAGAATGGGATCATTTGTACTCTCTTTTCCCTGATGTTCGTTTGGTTTTTATTATGCGTGATCCGATCATACGAACTTGGTCTGCTTTGCGCAACAATATGAAAAAGGGTCGTTTGAATTCTGCTTCATCTGTGGATGAATTAGTTGCGCAGGCTTCAGGCTTCTCGATGGCATCTCGTTCTGACTATTTGCGGACGATTAAAACTGTGGAGTCTCGATTCGGTGCAGATCGAGTGCATTGTTGTTTCTTTGAGCAGCTTTTAAGCGATCCTACGGAATTGGCTGACTCCCTCTTTCAGTTCTTGGGAGCAAAGCCTATGGGAGAGGCTCTCAACATTCCCCCTGCTGTCAATAGTGCTGCTGGAGGCGATGCTCCACCATTTGCGCTTCAACAAGCTTTGGCAGAGCAATACTTGCCAATGGTCGATGAATTAGCTGAACGTTTTGGGGAGGTTCCCCTGAGTTGGGCCAATAGATACCGTAATTTGCTGGGAGTATAA